Part of the Xiphophorus maculatus strain JP 163 A chromosome 3, X_maculatus-5.0-male, whole genome shotgun sequence genome, AGGGCAAGGAAgtttaaccacttaagctttCTTGTGGGAGAAAGCTAATTTTTGTAGCCAAAATTAAGTGCAGAGAAACCAAAAAATGCATGCATAAAATggcaaaggagagaaaaaaaccatGCGCAGCAATAAAGCTGTAGTAAATTTAAATGTTCAGGGAATACTACAGCTTTAATACTATTCCCTGTTGTGTGCAAAGAAAACAGGGAAAGTTCTAAGAAAAGTTAGAAGCACTTTCCTTAGAAAGTTTGAGGCACTGTAGTGCGTTGAACTGAAATGCACTCCATGACCTTGTGGTTTGGCCGTAGTTCCAACAGGAAGCGTATTAACTGTGTTTATTTCCTTAGACGAAGCCGGACAGAGCTGCACTTACTGACACCGTGGCAGGGACTTCTCCTAGTTTTGCACCGACCAGAAAACGCTACAAAAGCACAACGGATATTCCTTATCGAGGCAGTATTTGCTTGCTACCTCCCTGCGCCCCTGGAGTCACAGATGAAGAGCAGAACATCTGGCGGCGCTGTTCATTGAGCGAGGCCAACAATGTCTCACAATTCCGTCGTCATGCCCTCAGTGTCCCCAACATGGGCTCTTCCAGTCCCCTTCATTTCACCCACAGCAGCCCTCTCCACACCAACCCACTCTCACCAGCACACAGCAACATATCTAGCCCTGGAAGGGAGATGGAGAGGCTTGCAAAGGCTCGAAGTAAACTCCTAGAAAGTGAAAGCAACCAAACACCCAGACTTCCTCCTGAAACCAGAGAGCAACTTCGTTACGTGTCCAAGGATGGAAAGTGCAGAGTCAATCTAGGCCACATTGATGAAAGGGGGCGTTTTCTTTCTGATATCTTCACCTCTTTTGTGGACCTCCAATACCGCtggtttctatttgtttttatgatgtgctATATTACAACCTGGTTCCTATTTGCTGGCCTTTACTATGTTAATGCATCCATTCGGGGTGACCTAGGTCAAGAACAACCTCTTGGTACAACTCGGAAACAGTACGTAGGCCAAAATCACTGCTATTTGGGAATAGACGGTTTCATATCGGCTCTTCTGTTCTCCGTGGAGACACAGCGTACCATTGGTTATGGCTCACGGACGGTTTCCCCCACCTGCCACGAGGGCGTGCTGCTGGTCATGATGCAGTGCATCGTAGGCTCCATGATAGATGCTCTCATGGTGGGCTGCatgtttgtgaaaatatctCGTCCCAAAAAGCGAGCCGAGACGCTTCTTTTCAGCCGGACGTGCGTCATTGCAAACCGCGATGACCAGCTATGCCTGATGTTTCGCCTCGGAGACCTGCGCGAGAGCCACATGGTGGATGCAAAGGTTCGAGCAAAGTTGATTAAGTCCCGCCAGACAGCCGAGGGGGAATTTCTACCACTGGAGCAGACAGAGATTGACCTCGGATATGAAACTGGATCAGACCGCCTCTTCCTGGTTGAACCTCAAGTCATTCAACACAATATTGGTGCAAGCAGCCCCCTGTGGGACCTGGGCCCGGTGCAACTCCGACGACAGCAGTTTGAGATAATTGTGATATTGGAGGGGATAGTCGAGGCCACAGGTCAGTAACAATTAACTCCAGAGAAAGGACAAATAGAGTAGAATCTTAACATtcccaacatttatttttcatagtaATTACAATTTCTTCTGTCCTTTTCTCCCAGTTTGATTTTTATGTCTATcttcttttgcaaaaatatcttATGAAAATCAAAGGTTTACTTAGTATTGGTCAGTAAGCCAAACCATCAGAGCTTATATAAAGACTCACGTGTTTTATTGCTAAGCTATTCTAGTATTTCATAAGCTCTTTaaaaagctctttaaaaaagtttatgaATATATATGAATTTTTGCTTTGTAACCGAACCAAAAATACCAGGTGAGATGCATCTCGAACCTCATTTTTACTGTCATTCTGATGAATCTGATGTATTATGTCCCTGAGGTTGTTACTTTGCAAGACCAGTTTCTCTACAACTGCAGATGCAAGCATTTGATGTATGTTTTTTACCATCTTTGTaatgtggatgttttttttttttttttttgcagataagCTTGAGATCTAAACAAGGCTTCCCATCAACAATTCCTTTTGATTGCACTGGATTTTTGTTTAGGACTACCAGAGTAAAGAGTGCTGAATATATCaagtgcatgccacactttaaagattttaattctaaagaaatgttgaaaaccatTACATCTCTCTTTCACATCACACTTATGCACTAGTGTGTCATGAAGGTTTTATAAAATACTCCCATGATTGTGACTACAACATTACAAAAAGTAATGAGATTAaaggaaataatttaataagGCATTACCATTGTTACAGTCAAACTGAAAGAGTCTCTTCTATTCCAAGAGTCCAGACAATGTTAACTTTCTACAGACTACACACATATTTTTACTAGTGAGATGCGAGATTTTGAGGTTTGGCTCTGGGACTAAAATCCTTGACTTCTCTTTGGGACGCTGGTGTTGCCATGGACCCATTGACTAAAACCAAATAACAACAATCCCTGTGGCCAACATTTTGAGTCTGATTTATAGAATTGCTTTctgtccaataaaaaaaaaaattagtctcttttaaagaaaatagtttttcatcaCTTCAATCGgtcttgtttttagtttaatttttgcGGCAGTGTTTGACATTTGTAAAAGTGAGAGTCTGAACAGACTGCAGTTAAAGAGGCCATTGTTTTGGGTCTGGCAGCTATTACTTCCGAAGTCTACAAAAATGTGGATGGATTCCAGACATGAATTCCCATTGCACAAATCTCTTGACACCAACCAGATTATTTCCAACAAAACATGAATAACAACAGTTTCAAATGTCACATGCTTTGTAACGTTTCTGAAACACATTCACGTAACAATttctttgatcattttaaatgagtttttttcctattttaaataacttatatctcaaaaataaagtgacttaaatgtgaacaaaaatatgAGCCATTTGTTACtcgttaaataaaatatgtaaacaaattgCATTTTCTAACAGGGAAAAAATTCAGCCACCATACCTCCTAAGTACTGTAGTTACCCATTTGGTTGAAATAATATCATTGCGATACTTCTTGTATTCTTCTACCAGTTTTTAAGGTCGCTCCAATCCTCAAAGCCTGGGATGATATGAGCTTTGATTATAGCCCCAGAACCAGAGGATTCTTATTTCTCAGCCGGGTACTTGGCGGgttcactgttttgttttgggtcaCTGCTCTGTTTCAGGATCCAGTTCTGCTTCAGCCTTATGTTCTCACATTTTCCTCAACACCCCCTGATATTTGTAATTCACTATTGATTCTGGCATGTTGAGATTGCCAGATGTTTCTAAAACCATCTAAAATCATCACTAGTGACATGAAGGTTTTTTCTTGGAAGAAAATGATAATTTGGTTTACATTAGACATGCCCTGTGTTCCTATAtccaaataattacattttagacTAATTTGTCCAATGAACATGATTCCAGAAGTCCTTGTCTTGTTATTTCAGGCAAACTTCAGTCTGGTCTTCATGTTTTTCGGA contains:
- the LOC102229477 gene encoding G protein-activated inward rectifier potassium channel 3-like, whose translation is MHPGAREDGNVETTQCCGSTRVQTKGQQTSTTSYPQSIMVVHSMPTGEKIHCESYLINTKPDRAALTDTVAGTSPSFAPTRKRYKSTTDIPYRGSICLLPPCAPGVTDEEQNIWRRCSLSEANNVSQFRRHALSVPNMGSSSPLHFTHSSPLHTNPLSPAHSNISSPGREMERLAKARSKLLESESNQTPRLPPETREQLRYVSKDGKCRVNLGHIDERGRFLSDIFTSFVDLQYRWFLFVFMMCYITTWFLFAGLYYVNASIRGDLGQEQPLGTTRKQYVGQNHCYLGIDGFISALLFSVETQRTIGYGSRTVSPTCHEGVLLVMMQCIVGSMIDALMVGCMFVKISRPKKRAETLLFSRTCVIANRDDQLCLMFRLGDLRESHMVDAKVRAKLIKSRQTAEGEFLPLEQTEIDLGYETGSDRLFLVEPQVIQHNIGASSPLWDLGPVQLRRQQFEIIVILEGIVEATGMMCQAKTSYIETEIEWGARFEPCMTLEKGSFRVDLRRFHTTYKVPLPNCSASQAHQLMVLAGCKVQSHTTCGEWDAWAEGTAVEDKDKSPSNIRFTIGDIQEERMSEGNESEASAKQM